The sequence CTTCTCTTTCGCCGCGCCGATCCTCCCCTCCCCGTTTTCTGCTGCAAACCGCCTCTTTTCTTTTCGGAAAAGAGGCGGTTTGTCTTTGGTTAACCGGTCTGCCGCCTCTCTCCAGAAGCGGCCTGCGTCCTGCAATCTCAACATCGAGGAGAACAGCAATGGGAAAAATATACGGCTATGCTCGCGTATCCAGTGGCGATCAAAATGAAGGCCGCCAGCTTATGGCTATGCGCCATCACGACATACCCATGGCACAGATATTTGTGGACAAGATATCAGGCAAAAACTTCATCCGGCCACAGTACCGGCGTCTTCTGTCCTGCCTGCGACCGGGCGACATGCTCTGCATCACCAGCATCGACCGGCTGGGCAGAAACTATGAGGAAATACTGGAACAGTGGCGTCTGCTGACCCGCAAACTGCGGGTGGATATTCAGGTTTTCGACATGCCGCTGCTCAACACCCGCCACGACAAGAACCTCATGGGCACCTTCATCGCCGATCTGGTGCTACAGATATTGTCCTTTGTGGCGCAGAACGAGCGGGAAAACATCCGCCGGCGCCAGGCCGAGGGCATAGCAGCAGCCCGCCTGCGGGGCATCCGCTTCGGGCGGGAGCCCCGGCCGCTCCCCCACAATTTCGAGGAGATTCGCTCGCTGTGGGAGCAAGGCCTCATTTCGGCCGGCGAGGCCGCCAGACGCTGCGGCATGGCCCGATCAACCTTCCGCTATCGGGCAAAACGCCTGTCATAACACATAGATATGTACTGACAATATTGTGTACATTTTCGACACGTTATAACATTTTTTAAAAATATACCAATAACTGTATATTCTGTAAAGAATAAAAATATTAGGAGCGAAAACTCCCCCATGACGAAAAAGTACACTTTTTCGCCGTTCATTTCTGAAAAGTACATGGTTTTCAACGCATCCATAATACTTTTCAGACAAACAACATGGGGGAAGAGATGCTGCAATATGTTGTTGAAAAAATTCAATTGACGTACTTAGTTATTCTGAAAAAATGTCTGCAGCCGGAAATGGCGGGCATCCTGCTGCTGGCATGGGGAACATTCTCCGGACTGACATATCAAGCTGTAGCCGCCGATGTTACACTTACACAAAAAAACATCCATTTTCGTGCTGATGACAATCACCCAGACGGTTATTCCAAAATATATGACGGAAGTGTAACAATAGATATTACTGCGACAGGCTCACTCTCTGATAAAAATTTTACGGAAGAGAATTTCAGGCCAAACGAGGGAACATGTCTATATAACAATAAGGAATTCGGAACGGGTGTTCTTGTCTGGAGCAGGAGTGATCTTGCCATACGCGACAATCTATCCATCTCAGTCATTCCCGAGCATTTTACCGGTTCGAAAATCGAAACGACACGTCAGGGTATCCATATCCAAAGCGGCGGGACCATGCATGTGGGCGGTGATACCACCATTTTTGTGGATAATTATCGGCATACAGACGTGTACCCTCCGGCTGCTGCTGACGAAGATTATGGTCTCAACTCCCAGAAGGGTATCTCGCTTTCTGGTGAAGGTTCCACCCTTGTACTGGATGGCGACCTCGACATCACCATGCTGCACGGAAATCGCTCCACAGGGATTCTGGCCCAAGAGGACGCCAGCTTGACCGTTGGCGGCAATACCTCCATTCTGGTCAAGGATGCCCCCTACTATACCTACGGTATAGCAAATCGCTACTCGGATCAGAAATACGCATTTGCCGGCTGGGCTGCCGACGATGCCGATCTTCACTTCAAGGGAGATCTGGACATCACGGTAGAAGGTGGCAACAACGCCGTGGGCATTAATCTACAGCATACGAATGGAGAGGCATCCGCTCTCACAGTGGACGGACATCTTCACATCACGGCGTCCGGCGCCCGTGAATATGAAAACAAAACCAGCCTCCAGGACTTTCCCAATGCTGTGTCCAACTATGGAATTTTTCTAAATAACATTGAAAATGCCACATTTACCAGCGCCGACATCAGCACTATGTCCATGGGGAATGATGTGGAGTCCATCGGTACCTATGCCTACTGGAGATCATCAGCCACCTTTACGGGTCATGTGGCCTATCACACAACCGCCGATGAGGATGCCGTTGCCATTTCGGCTCTGGCGCGGGCGGGCAGCCACCTGGACTTTCAGCAGGGCCTCCAGGCCAAGGGACGTGTTGTCCTCAACGCCGTCGGCAATACCTGGGAAGAGGCCTCAACCATCACAGTGAATTCGTCCCGCAATACCGAAGCCATTGTCCAGCTTGAAGGCAATATTGTGGCCGGACAGACGGACACCGCCTCCATCTGGGGCAATGCCTATGATACAACAACGGACAGCCCCGCCACCACAAATAGCATCAGCGTTCATCTTCTGAACAAAAATTCCTTTTTTACCGGCAGAAATGTTCTAGGCAATGTGGGCAGCAAGATCGACCTTACCTTCGACAGTGCAGCACACTGGAACATGACCGACAGCTCGCCGGTTTCCGCACTCACCCTGAACACCTCCGGCACCGTAGACATGACCTACCAGAATACCGCTGCCGCTGCGGGCTTCCGTACCCTGACTGCGGACAGTCTGAACGGCAACAACGGCCTGTTTATCGTCAATACGGATATTGATGCCGATAAGAGCGACCAGATCATCATTGGTCATGCCAGCGGTACACACCGCCTTTACGTAAACCCCACTGGCGCGGAACCATCGCGGGAGGCCATGGCGACCTTTATTGTGCAACAGCAGGAAGGCAGCGGGAACTTTTCCCTGGCCAATGCCGGCGGCAAGGTGGAACACGGCTTGTATTTCTATGAGCTGGCGGACCGAAGCATGGGCACGGATGGTCGGGAGTGGTACCTCCGTCGTGCCGTGGGAGCGTCCGGCCAGGGAGACAAGACGCCCACAGGCGAAACTGTGCTGGGCTTGTCCGGCATGGCCTCGGCCTATGCCATGTGGATGGGGCAGCTTTCCGACCTGCGCGAGCGCCTGGGGGAAATTCGCTACGGCAACGGCAAAGATGGCCTGTGGGTGCGCGGCTTTACACAGGAAAATCGGCTCTCCGGTCTGGATGGCGTGGACTTCAGCCAGAATTTCTACGGCACATCCTTTGGCTATGACCGGCTCGTAGAGCAGGATGAAAACAACAAATGGCTCTTTGGGCTGCGCGGCCAGATCACCAGGGCCGAACAGCGCATCGACGGCCTGCACGACGGCTCCGGTGACAGCCGCTCCTACGGTGTGGCGGCCTACGCCACCTGGCAGCACAGCGACGGCTGGTATACCGACACCGTGCTGAGCTGGGACTGGTATGACCAGAACCTCAAGACCCGCATGCTGGACCGCACGCGCGTGCACGGCTCCTATACGACCTATGGCGGCGGCTTCAGCCAGGAGTTCGGCCGCATGTTTCGCTTTGACAACGGCTTTTTTATGGAACCGCAGCTACAGCTTGCCTGGTACTGGATGAAGGGCACGGATTTCACTACCAGCAACGGCATGGACGTGGATCAGGACGACATGTACGCCCTCACCGGCCGCGCCGGTCTGGTACTGGGCAAGAAATGGGATCTAGACGAAGGCCGCTATTTCCAGCCCTATCTCAAGGGTGGCGTGAACCACGAGTTCCTTGGCGACCAGACCGTCACCGTGAACGGGGTGCAATTCAGTGATGATTTGCGCGGCACCCGCGTCTATTACGGTGCCGGCCTTGACCTGCAGTTTGCGGAAAACGCCCGCCTGTATGCAGAATTTGAGCGGGAAGACGGTGTGAAAGCCTCCACCCCCTGGGGCATCAGCGCCGGCCTGCGTGTGGAATTCTAGTCCTGATACCAGAACACGTTTTGCGGGGAGAAGTCTGTCCGTCGTCTCCCCGCGTGTTCTGCCGCCCGGCAGCACGCGGAAGTCCTGCGCCGGACAGCCCGTCGTTTGATGCCCCCTGAGTAACGTATTCGCCTGTTGCCTTACCGGCAGGCGACTTTCCGCCACTGTCCTGTCAGTGCGGGGGACCTGGCAGCACCCGGCAATGCAGGCGGGCCGTGCGCTGTTCTGGCCGGCCTGCGCCAATCCGCCTGACGCAAAAATGGCGCCACACCCTGCGGTGTGGCGCCATACTCCCATGACGTAAAAGATGCGCCTACTTCCAGAGGTTCTCGTACTTGGCGGCAATGCCGTCCGTACGTTCCACCAGCTTGGCCACCAGTTCGTCCACTTCTTCCATGTTCAGCGTGCCCACTTCACGGGACAGCAGGAAGCCGAGGTAGCCTTCGCCCTGCTTGAAGACCCAGCACACGGAGTACACCGACCCCACATGCGGGCGGCCGGGAAATTCGGGCTGTGTCATGATGAGCAGCTGGAGCTTGGGTTCGTCCTTTTCATTGAGCACAAAAAGATTGCTCTGATTAAACGTTTCCTTCAGCCGGGTGGCCAGGCGCGCACCGATGCTGTCCGTGCCCTCGTTGACCACAGCGACGGAAGTGACCCGCACCTGCGTCTTGACAGGCTTGTCGGCCTGGGCCTTGCCGGCCTGCGGCGTTCCCGCCTCTGCGGCCTGCACGGCCAGCGACGGCGAAAGGCAGCCCAGGGACAGGGCCAGCGCGGCAGCACACAACAGTTTTTTCATGCTTATCTCCTTGTTCCGGCCGGCCAGCCGGACAGGACAAGCCCTGCCGGAAGCGCAGCGTACGTTTTTTCATGGTAGATAAAGTCAGGGCAAAAGCCAAGCCCGCACGCCGCAGCAGGCATGACTTGAGCCTTGCCGGCATTCAGGCTACAGTGCCGCTATCCCCCTTTTTTTCCCATTCACCGTTTACAAGGCAAGGACATGATGCAACGCACGCTTATCGCCGATGCGCTGGCCGCCACGGCGCCGCAGCGCGACATGACGCTTTGCGGCTGGATACGCACCCGCCGTGATGCCAAGGACTTCAGCTTTGTGGAAGTGAACGACGGCTCCTGCCTGGCCAATATGCAGTGCATCGTGGATGCGGGAACTCCCGCTCACGAGGCGCTGGGCGATGCCTCCACCGGCGCCGCCATCTGCGTCAAGGGCGAACTGGTGCCCTCGCCGGGCAAGGGCCAGCAGTGGGAAGTCCGCGCCGCGGCCATCACGGTTTTTGGCAAGGCCGATCCCGAAACCTACCCCCTGCAGAAAAAGCGTCATTCCGACGAATTTCTGCGCACCATCGCCCACCTGCGCAGCCGCACCAATAAATACGGCGCGGCCTTCCGCATCCGCTCCGAAGCGGCACGGGCCGTGCATGACTTCTTTCACAGCCGCCGCTTTGCCTGGGTGCACACGCCCATTCTCACCGGTTCGGACTGTGAGGGGGCGGGCGAAATGTTCCGGGTGACCACCCTGCCCGGCGCGCCCAATCCGGCCGAGGACTTCTTCGGGCGCTCCTGCAATCTCACCGTGTCCGGCCAGCTGGAAGCCGAGGCGCTGGCGCTGGGCCTGGGCCGCGTCTATACCTTTGGCCCCACCTTCCGGGCGGAAAATTCCAATACGCCGCGCCACGCGGCCGAATTCTGGATGATCGAGCCGGAAATGGCCTTTGCCGACCTGGAAGACATCATGGAGCTGGGTGAATCCCTCACCCGCCACGTGGTGGAGCACTGCCTCAGCCAGTGCGAGGCCGACATCCACCTGTTTGATGCCTATGTGGACAAGGGTCTGGTGGAACGCCTGCAGGGCATGCTCCGGCAGCCCTTTGCCCGCTGCACCTACCACGAGGCCATCCAGATTCTTCAGGACAGCGGACGGAACTTCACCTTTCCCGTGGCCTTCGGCGTGGACCTGCAAACCGAGCACGAGCGCTACCTGGCCGAGGAGCACTTCCAGCGGCCCGTCATCGTCTACAACTACCCCAGGGAAATCAAGGCCTTCTACATGCGCGCCAATGACGACGGCGAAACCGTGGCAGCCATGGACGTACTGGTGCCGCGCATCGGCGAGCTGATCGGCGGATCGCAGCGCGAGGAACGGCTGGACCGGCTCAATGCCCGCCTGCTCGAACTGGGGCAGAATGCCGGGGATTACTGGTGGTATCTGGACCTGCGCCGCTTTGGCACCGCTCCCCATGCCGGTTTCGGCCTGGGCTTCGAGCGCCTGCTCATGATGCTTACCGGCATCACCAATATCCGTGATGTCATTCCCTTCCCGCGCACGCCCGGCAGTCTGGAATTCTAGCCCGGCCTCTTCCGGTTGTGCATGCCGTGCGCCAGGCCCTCGGGTCTCGCGCACGGCACCGTGCTGCGCAGGCCCTTGCGCCCGCTTCCGGGTGGCCTGTACGCCCCGCCCCGCCGTTTCACGTGAAAAGATGGTCCCCGCAGGCCGGCTGAAGCAGCCCTGCCGCAAGGTGACGCGCATGGCCTGGCGCAGCCCTCCGGACGGACGCGACGCTCAGCAGCCGGCCGCTTCGCGGGACCAGATGAACGTCAGCTCATGCTTGTTGCAGGACAGGTGCCGCAGCTCGCCTCCGGGCAGGGCGGCAAAGGCGCGGGCCGTTTCATGATCCGTGCTGGCCTGAAACTTGAGGGTGCAGACCACATTGCGGCAGGCACCGCAGGCAATCCAGCGCCGCACCACCTCCAGCAGGCGGGCAGGATAGCAGATCATATCCGAAAACAGCCAGTCTACGCAGCCCACATGCCGCGGATCCAGACCAAAGCCGCTGCCCAGACAGTGATTGACCCCCGGCATGGCCGCCACCTGCGGGGCCAGCGCTGCCCTGTCAAGGCTGAAGACGCGCGCCCCCAGCCCGGCCAGCACCCACGTCCAGCCGCCCGGTGCGGCGCCCAGGTCCACACACAGCGCGCCCGGCTCAGGGCGACGCCCCAGCAGCGTAAAGACTTCCCAGAGCTTGAGATAGGCCCGCCCCGGCGGGTCCTGCCGGTTTTCCTCAAACAGCACCTCCCCGTCAGCAAAAGGCGAGGTGGTTTCCGGCGAGGCCAGCAGCAGATCATGATCCCAGAGGGCAAAAGCCCCCAGCGGTGCCGTGGGCGCGGCCTCGCCAAAGCGCAGGGGGCGGGAGGCCACGTGCGGCAGGCCCTGTTCCACAAGATGCTGGCGTCGCACCTGTCCGCCATCCCGCAGATAATGCCCGCGCCAGTTGCGTTGCAGGGCTGTCAGCTGGCGCACGGCATCCCCGATGGAGGCCACGGGCAGCCAGCGCGGCGCGGTCCACACATTCTGTGCCCAGGCCGCAGGCGCCCTGCCCCTGGCCAGCACAAGACGGTCCCGCACCGTGATGACGCGCCCGTCCAGTTCTTCCAGCAGCGGCTGCATGAAGTCGCGCGGGGCCAGCTGCACGCTGAAGTCCTCCTGCGGCAGTGCCGCACGCGGCAGCAGCGGCCAGCGCCGGGCCAGGGAAAGCTGCTCTGCATGGCGGGACGCGCGCTGCTTTTCCCGACGGGCCGAACGCCAGTCCGGCACCGTGTGCGACGGCCCGGCCGGGTGCTCGGCGTCCTGCCGGTCTGCGGCCTTGCCGGGCTGTGCCCCTGCCCTTGCGGCGGGTCCCCGGCGGGATGCAGCAGCCTTGCCGGCGCCTTCCGGCGTCGGACGCGCTGCGCGTGGAAATGGGGAATGCGTTTTCATGCGGGGCAGCATAGCGCAAAGCGCCGACAGGGCCAAGCCTGCCGGCGCGTCGTCACGCTCAGGCGCCACGCCGGGGCATGAGCCGGCGGGGCCAGTGCAGCATGGGGCCGACAGCAATGCCCAGGGCACCCACCACGACCACCAGCGCGCCCACGTAGCCCAGCAGGCCCAGGGGTTCCACCTCGTAGACGCCAGGCAGCAGCTGTTGCAGGATGGCTTCCAGAAAAATGGTGAACAGGGGTGTGGTGGTCACCACGGCACTGACCTTGGCCGCATGCCAGATGCTCATGGCCTTCACAAAGGCGCCATAGGCCACCAGCGTATTGATGCAGGCAAAGAGCAGACACAGGCCCTGCACGAAATTCAGGCGCAGGATGTCCGCGGGCGAGACAAAGGGCGTCAGCCCCAGGGCACAGCAAAGATAAATGATGCGCATGAGCCGGGTGGGCGATACGGAGCGCAGCAGCACCTTCTGGGCAATGCCATAGAAGGACCAGATGGTGGAGGCCCCGGCGCTCAGCAGCATGCCCACCAGAAAACGGCTGTCCGTTCCGGCAAAAAGCTGCTCAAGGCGGGTATTGAAAAACAGCAGCATGCCGGCCAGCAGCACCACCACACAGCCGGCCTGAATGGGCAGAAAGGATTCGCGCAGCACAAAGACGCTGCCTAGCAGAAGCAGCACAGGTCCCCCCTGTGCCATGATCTGACAGGCCGATGCGTCAAGATAGCCCACCGCCGTATTGAACATGACAAAATTGCCGCCCAGCCCCACAACAGCCACCGCCAGCAGCAGTATCTGCCGGCGGGTCAGGCGGCTAGCCGCCGGCGCGGCCTGCCGCACAGGGCGGCGTTCGGGAAATATCCATATCCAGACGGCTGCCACGCAGAAGCGCAGCCAGACAATGGTAGTGGCATCCACCACAGGCAGAATATGTTTGACGGCCAGGGGCAGCGCACCCCAGAACAAGGCTGTGACCAGGGCCAGCAGCAAACCCGCTCCAGTGGGAGACATGGCATCCTCCAGAAAGAGAACATGCGGCCTGCCGCCGCAGCACAGTCCGGGCACCAGCGGCCGCCTGTCCCTCATGGAAAGGCAGCACGGCGCTTGCCCTGCCCGGGCAGGCAGACGGCATACAGGCAACGGCAGGCGGACGGTACCCGGCGACGGTCGTCCGCATGTGAGCTGCCCTGGAGCATACCGCCAGAACGCGGAAGATGCCAGAGGCAGAACGCCTGCGCGCGCTGTTCATGAAAAATCGACGTAATGTGCAGAAACGACGCCGGAGAAAAGGGGCAGCCACGGCATCACCGCAGCGCCCGGCCGGAGATTTTCCGGCAGCGACACCATAGGGGACCGCCTGCCGGGCAGCCGGCAGGCGCATACGCCCTGCCCTAGACCTGCCGCAGGTCCACCACGCGCTTGGACTTGCTGAAGGTACGCGGCAGGCTGCCGGCATCGGTCACGCGCACATCCACCCGGGCCAGAATGGCCTTGTGCAGACGTCGCCCCACGGTTTCGGCCAGGGCCGCATCCCCATCGGCGGAAACGCCCTGCGCCCGTTCCACGGTCAGGGTCATGTGATCTATCGCCCGTTCGTCGCGGCGCAATTCCACCTGATATTCGCCCCCCAGTTCCGGGAAGGCGCCGATGACATCCATGATCTGACCGGGATAGATGTTGACCCCGCGGAAGATGATCATGTCGTCGGAACGGCCCAGGATGCGGTCATGGCGCGGCATGTTGAGGCCGCAGGCGCATTTGCCGGGCAGCAGGCGGGAAAGGTCATGCGTGCGGTAGCGCAGCAGGGGCACGGCCTCCTTGCGCAGACTGGTCACCACCATCTCGCCCACCTCGCCCACGGGAACCGGTTGCAGGGTTTCGGGGTTCAGCACCTCGATGATGAAAAGGTCCGCCCAGTAGTGCAGGCCGTCATGGGCATCACAGTCCATGGCCGTGCCCGGCCCGTACATTTCCGTCATGCCCGCAATGTCATAGCTGGCTTCCAGGCCCAGCTTGCTTTCAATGGCCTGCCGCATCTTCTCGCTGCGGGTTTCCGAGCCGCAGATGACCTTTCTGAGCTTCAGTTCATCCCGGATTCCGGCGCGCTCCACTTCTTCGGCCATGAGCAAAGCCATGGACGCCGTGGCCCCGAAGCAGGTGCTGCCCATGTCCCGCAGCAGCTGCAAGTGCATGTCCAGATTGCCCGGTCCCACCGGAATGGTCAGCATGCCCAGCTTTTCGCTGCCCAGCTGAAAACCTGCTCCGGCCGTCCACAGGCCGTATCCCACGGCAATCTGCATGCGGTCCGCGGGCGTCAGCCCCGCCAGCTCGTAGCAGCGGGCCATCTGGAGACTGAAAGTATCAATGTCGCGCTGCGTATAGGACAATATCTTGCGCTTGCCCGTGGTCCCGCTGGAGGCATGAATGCGCACCACCTCTTCCGGCGGCACGCACAGGAGCGGCAGCGGATAGCCTGCCCGCAGGTCTTCCACATCCACCGTGGGCAGCCGGCGCAGATCATCCAGACTGCGAATATCCTCCGGGTGCACGTCACCCAGATGCTCCCGGTACTGCGGCGACTTCAGCGCCTGCGCCACGGTGTAACGCAGCCCGTCCAGCTGGATGCGGGCCAGTTCTTCATCGTCATACTGCGGAATGAAACGGTAGGCCATGATGAATCCTCACAGGAATTGACGCGGCATTCCCGCCGCGAAAGGCGATTGTGCGCGTTTTTCCCCCGCCCTGCAAGAGGGGGAAAGGCTCCCTCCTCCGCAGCACAGGCAGAAGCCCCCACGAAAAACCGGCAGGGACATGTCCCTGCCGGTTCTCGTGGAGGCCGCAACCCCTGTGTTGGGCCGGATACGCCGCGCAATGGCAGTGTACGGCGTTATCCCTGACGGCTAGCCGTCAAAACGAGCAAGCCTTTCCTGTGCATCCATGGTCCGCCTTCCGGCCATGCTGTCATTTCCCGGATAACAGCCTCTCCGGAATACATGCGGGCTGCCCTGCGGGGCACTCTTCCGGGCATACCGGTGCTATCCGCTGGTGTACGGACAGCCGGCATGCCATGAAACGCCCCTGCATGGCGCCGCGCCGTGCGGGAGGGGGAGGTGCGCCCCCTCCCTGACAGCGGTACGGCATGTGACCCACATGGTCGGCGAATCCCTGTGGCCGCATGAAATCTTTCTGCCAGGGCAGCACACCCTGCCCGTGGCCTGATGCCTAGTCCTCGCCCTCAGTGTGGGCCTGCTTGCCGGCACCCTTGAGGCCGTACATGGTGGTGGAACCGGAGGACCAGAATTCCAGCACTTCCTCGTTCACCAGCTGGGTGAGCAGCTTCTTTACCTCGCGGGGGCCCTTGTCGGGGAAGAGTTCCGTGAAGTCCTTGAAATAGAACTTGGACTTGGCAGCGGACTTGCCCTTGAGGAAGTCAACAATAACGTCTTTGTCAGCCATTTTCTTCTCCTGTCCCGGCGGTGCGCCAGGCACCGCCGGGGTTGCAACGAACCTAGAACTTGAACTGGGTGCTCTGACGCCAGGTGTAGTAGGCCGGATCGCGGAAGTCGTCGATGAGATGATGGGTGAACTTCAGGCCGGTGAGCTTGAAGAAGGTTT is a genomic window of uncultured Desulfovibrio sp. containing:
- a CDS encoding recombinase family protein, whose amino-acid sequence is MGKIYGYARVSSGDQNEGRQLMAMRHHDIPMAQIFVDKISGKNFIRPQYRRLLSCLRPGDMLCITSIDRLGRNYEEILEQWRLLTRKLRVDIQVFDMPLLNTRHDKNLMGTFIADLVLQILSFVAQNERENIRRRQAEGIAAARLRGIRFGREPRPLPHNFEEIRSLWEQGLISAGEAARRCGMARSTFRYRAKRLS
- a CDS encoding autotransporter outer membrane beta-barrel domain-containing protein; this encodes MHVGGDTTIFVDNYRHTDVYPPAAADEDYGLNSQKGISLSGEGSTLVLDGDLDITMLHGNRSTGILAQEDASLTVGGNTSILVKDAPYYTYGIANRYSDQKYAFAGWAADDADLHFKGDLDITVEGGNNAVGINLQHTNGEASALTVDGHLHITASGAREYENKTSLQDFPNAVSNYGIFLNNIENATFTSADISTMSMGNDVESIGTYAYWRSSATFTGHVAYHTTADEDAVAISALARAGSHLDFQQGLQAKGRVVLNAVGNTWEEASTITVNSSRNTEAIVQLEGNIVAGQTDTASIWGNAYDTTTDSPATTNSISVHLLNKNSFFTGRNVLGNVGSKIDLTFDSAAHWNMTDSSPVSALTLNTSGTVDMTYQNTAAAAGFRTLTADSLNGNNGLFIVNTDIDADKSDQIIIGHASGTHRLYVNPTGAEPSREAMATFIVQQQEGSGNFSLANAGGKVEHGLYFYELADRSMGTDGREWYLRRAVGASGQGDKTPTGETVLGLSGMASAYAMWMGQLSDLRERLGEIRYGNGKDGLWVRGFTQENRLSGLDGVDFSQNFYGTSFGYDRLVEQDENNKWLFGLRGQITRAEQRIDGLHDGSGDSRSYGVAAYATWQHSDGWYTDTVLSWDWYDQNLKTRMLDRTRVHGSYTTYGGGFSQEFGRMFRFDNGFFMEPQLQLAWYWMKGTDFTTSNGMDVDQDDMYALTGRAGLVLGKKWDLDEGRYFQPYLKGGVNHEFLGDQTVTVNGVQFSDDLRGTRVYYGAGLDLQFAENARLYAEFEREDGVKASTPWGISAGLRVEF
- the asnS gene encoding asparagine--tRNA ligase is translated as MQRTLIADALAATAPQRDMTLCGWIRTRRDAKDFSFVEVNDGSCLANMQCIVDAGTPAHEALGDASTGAAICVKGELVPSPGKGQQWEVRAAAITVFGKADPETYPLQKKRHSDEFLRTIAHLRSRTNKYGAAFRIRSEAARAVHDFFHSRRFAWVHTPILTGSDCEGAGEMFRVTTLPGAPNPAEDFFGRSCNLTVSGQLEAEALALGLGRVYTFGPTFRAENSNTPRHAAEFWMIEPEMAFADLEDIMELGESLTRHVVEHCLSQCEADIHLFDAYVDKGLVERLQGMLRQPFARCTYHEAIQILQDSGRNFTFPVAFGVDLQTEHERYLAEEHFQRPVIVYNYPREIKAFYMRANDDGETVAAMDVLVPRIGELIGGSQREERLDRLNARLLELGQNAGDYWWYLDLRRFGTAPHAGFGLGFERLLMMLTGITNIRDVIPFPRTPGSLEF
- a CDS encoding SAM-dependent methyltransferase, coding for MKTHSPFPRAARPTPEGAGKAAASRRGPAARAGAQPGKAADRQDAEHPAGPSHTVPDWRSARREKQRASRHAEQLSLARRWPLLPRAALPQEDFSVQLAPRDFMQPLLEELDGRVITVRDRLVLARGRAPAAWAQNVWTAPRWLPVASIGDAVRQLTALQRNWRGHYLRDGGQVRRQHLVEQGLPHVASRPLRFGEAAPTAPLGAFALWDHDLLLASPETTSPFADGEVLFEENRQDPPGRAYLKLWEVFTLLGRRPEPGALCVDLGAAPGGWTWVLAGLGARVFSLDRAALAPQVAAMPGVNHCLGSGFGLDPRHVGCVDWLFSDMICYPARLLEVVRRWIACGACRNVVCTLKFQASTDHETARAFAALPGGELRHLSCNKHELTFIWSREAAGC
- a CDS encoding DMT family transporter, with translation MSPTGAGLLLALVTALFWGALPLAVKHILPVVDATTIVWLRFCVAAVWIWIFPERRPVRQAAPAASRLTRRQILLLAVAVVGLGGNFVMFNTAVGYLDASACQIMAQGGPVLLLLGSVFVLRESFLPIQAGCVVVLLAGMLLFFNTRLEQLFAGTDSRFLVGMLLSAGASTIWSFYGIAQKVLLRSVSPTRLMRIIYLCCALGLTPFVSPADILRLNFVQGLCLLFACINTLVAYGAFVKAMSIWHAAKVSAVVTTTPLFTIFLEAILQQLLPGVYEVEPLGLLGYVGALVVVVGALGIAVGPMLHWPRRLMPRRGA
- a CDS encoding phenylacetate--CoA ligase; this translates as MAYRFIPQYDDEELARIQLDGLRYTVAQALKSPQYREHLGDVHPEDIRSLDDLRRLPTVDVEDLRAGYPLPLLCVPPEEVVRIHASSGTTGKRKILSYTQRDIDTFSLQMARCYELAGLTPADRMQIAVGYGLWTAGAGFQLGSEKLGMLTIPVGPGNLDMHLQLLRDMGSTCFGATASMALLMAEEVERAGIRDELKLRKVICGSETRSEKMRQAIESKLGLEASYDIAGMTEMYGPGTAMDCDAHDGLHYWADLFIIEVLNPETLQPVPVGEVGEMVVTSLRKEAVPLLRYRTHDLSRLLPGKCACGLNMPRHDRILGRSDDMIIFRGVNIYPGQIMDVIGAFPELGGEYQVELRRDERAIDHMTLTVERAQGVSADGDAALAETVGRRLHKAILARVDVRVTDAGSLPRTFSKSKRVVDLRQV
- a CDS encoding dissimilatory sulfite reductase D family protein, which translates into the protein MADKDVIVDFLKGKSAAKSKFYFKDFTELFPDKGPREVKKLLTQLVNEEVLEFWSSGSTTMYGLKGAGKQAHTEGED